The following are from one region of the Polyangiaceae bacterium genome:
- a CDS encoding GNAT family N-acetyltransferase — protein sequence MKAIHSASESEARRWLSEARAVHVAGTTPEGAPLLRALHTAWVDDAFTFHGSVRGEKTLWDGRPVVIATERVVARIPSYFRDPERACPATTYYLSAQVEGVVERVVDPDAKARALAALMARHQPEGGHVPIAADHPLYRSSIDSLWVMRVVPTRVSGKKKLGQERPVREIENIVRGLWQRGTTEDLRAIDVILDAHPEGPRPDFLVGPDGTRLCPALGPQDVSAGVELLRDQYWNVGVDDARLAAALVGSSAWVGARNADGRLVATARAISDGAKRAEILDVAVAEPWRGRGVGRRVFELLLSHAAVRSVRSVNLRTKDAQSFYARFEFTSARPRNHEMALVRA from the coding sequence ATGAAGGCGATCCACAGTGCGAGCGAGAGCGAAGCCCGCCGCTGGCTCTCGGAGGCCCGAGCCGTCCACGTGGCGGGCACCACGCCGGAGGGAGCGCCGCTCTTGCGCGCGCTGCATACGGCGTGGGTGGACGACGCGTTCACCTTCCACGGCTCCGTACGGGGCGAAAAGACGCTGTGGGACGGCCGCCCGGTGGTGATCGCGACGGAGCGCGTCGTCGCGCGCATCCCGAGCTACTTCCGCGATCCCGAGCGCGCCTGCCCGGCCACCACGTACTACTTGAGCGCGCAGGTCGAGGGCGTGGTGGAGCGCGTCGTCGATCCGGATGCGAAGGCACGAGCTCTCGCCGCGTTGATGGCGCGGCACCAGCCCGAGGGCGGTCACGTTCCCATCGCGGCGGATCACCCGCTGTACCGGAGCAGCATCGACAGCCTGTGGGTGATGCGGGTGGTGCCCACCCGCGTGAGCGGCAAGAAGAAGCTCGGCCAAGAGCGCCCTGTGCGCGAGATCGAGAACATCGTCCGGGGCCTGTGGCAGCGCGGCACGACGGAGGACCTTCGCGCCATCGACGTGATCTTGGACGCGCATCCCGAGGGGCCGCGTCCCGATTTTCTGGTGGGACCCGACGGCACCCGTCTGTGCCCTGCCCTCGGCCCCCAGGACGTCAGCGCGGGGGTGGAGCTGTTGCGCGATCAGTACTGGAACGTGGGCGTGGACGACGCGCGTTTGGCCGCCGCGCTCGTCGGTTCGTCGGCGTGGGTGGGCGCGCGCAACGCCGACGGCCGGCTGGTGGCCACGGCGCGGGCCATCTCCGACGGCGCCAAGCGCGCGGAGATACTCGACGTCGCCGTGGCCGAGCCATGGCGCGGCCGCGGCGTCGGCCGCCGTGTGTTCGAGCTGTTGCTCTCCCACGCCGCCGTCCGAAGCGTGCGCAGCGTGAACCTCCGGACCAAGGACGCCCAGTCGTTCTATGCACGATTCGAGTTCACCTCCGCGCGCCCGCGCAATCACGAGATGGCGCTCGTGCGCGCCTGA
- a CDS encoding DUF2384 domain-containing protein: protein MEAVLLDNMVPPSPYRGSKGGVDIQGLFELLAVDQSTLAKALGVSRQAVSQQLASKQRFVRPKSADVRKFWDDLNDVVALLLALTDGNNKEEEVRLWLRSPNKALGLERPIDLVIARNLEPLKTALMDAFTAAHGG, encoded by the coding sequence ATGGAAGCCGTGCTTCTCGACAACATGGTGCCGCCGTCCCCGTACCGTGGTTCCAAGGGGGGAGTAGACATCCAAGGACTGTTCGAGCTTTTGGCGGTTGATCAGTCGACATTGGCGAAGGCGCTGGGGGTATCGCGCCAGGCGGTATCGCAGCAGTTGGCAAGCAAGCAGCGATTCGTGCGACCCAAGAGTGCGGACGTTCGCAAGTTCTGGGACGATCTCAACGACGTGGTGGCTCTGTTGCTCGCTCTGACCGACGGCAACAACAAGGAAGAGGAAGTCCGGCTTTGGCTGCGCTCGCCAAACAAGGCGCTTGGCCTCGAGCGCCCGATTGACCTCGTCATCGCCAGAAACCTCGAGCCGTTGAAGACGGCGCTGATGGATGCTTTCACCGCTGCTCATGGCGGATAG
- a CDS encoding PLP-dependent aminotransferase family protein: MSFELALSLDRPGPLFVAIAAAVAEDIARGRLVPGARLPGTRALAESLGVHRNTVVAAYAELEAEGWIETQAARGTFVALSRPADRPRRFAKTAGPRSEVPRRLGFELRRDVAPFMAPPTARFDLRGGLPDLRLAPHAVLARAYRRALAKRGGALLDYGDPRGLGELRVGLGEMLSTLRGLAPAADDVMVTRGSQMGLWLAGQLLLEPDDVVAVESFGYAPAWRALSSTGARLRPIRVDEQGLVVSDLEALLTRQRVRAVYLTPHHQYPTTVVLSAGRRLRLLELAREHRFAILEDDYDNEFHYDGRPVLPLASADRAGVVVYIGTLSKVLAPGLRIGFVVAPPALVERMAALRVQVDRQGDQATEAAVAELISDGELARHVRRMRRAFHARRDVLVSELRGHFGDRLRFRVPAGGLALWARAPGVDVEAWATAALARDVSVRTAKDFSFDGRRRPYLRIGFGRMNEDELREAAARLARAFSESGRSRG, translated from the coding sequence GTGAGCTTCGAGCTGGCGCTGTCCCTGGATCGTCCGGGGCCGCTGTTCGTGGCCATCGCCGCAGCGGTGGCCGAGGACATCGCCCGCGGCCGCCTCGTGCCCGGCGCGCGGCTTCCGGGCACCCGCGCCCTGGCCGAGAGCCTGGGGGTACACCGCAACACGGTGGTCGCTGCCTACGCAGAGCTCGAAGCCGAAGGGTGGATCGAGACGCAAGCGGCGCGCGGCACCTTCGTGGCGCTGTCCCGCCCGGCGGATCGACCGCGGCGCTTCGCCAAGACCGCGGGGCCGCGCTCGGAAGTCCCTCGCCGTCTCGGCTTCGAGCTCCGGCGTGACGTCGCGCCCTTCATGGCGCCGCCCACGGCGCGCTTCGACTTGCGCGGGGGCTTGCCGGATCTGCGCCTCGCGCCGCACGCGGTGCTCGCTCGCGCGTACCGTCGCGCGCTGGCGAAGCGCGGGGGCGCGCTGCTCGACTACGGAGATCCCCGCGGTCTCGGCGAGCTGCGCGTGGGCCTCGGAGAAATGCTGTCCACCTTGCGCGGGTTGGCCCCCGCCGCGGACGACGTGATGGTGACCCGCGGCAGCCAGATGGGCCTGTGGCTCGCGGGCCAACTGCTGCTCGAGCCCGACGACGTGGTGGCGGTGGAGAGCTTCGGCTACGCCCCGGCGTGGCGCGCGCTCTCCAGCACCGGCGCGCGCCTGCGTCCCATCCGTGTGGACGAGCAGGGGCTCGTGGTGAGCGACCTGGAAGCGCTGCTCACCCGCCAGCGCGTGCGCGCCGTGTACCTCACGCCGCACCATCAGTACCCCACGACGGTGGTGCTCTCCGCTGGTCGTCGGCTGCGGCTGTTGGAGCTCGCCCGAGAGCACCGCTTCGCGATCCTCGAGGACGACTACGACAACGAGTTCCACTACGACGGACGTCCGGTGCTGCCGTTGGCCAGCGCGGATCGCGCGGGCGTCGTGGTCTACATCGGCACGCTCTCCAAGGTGCTGGCGCCCGGTCTTCGCATCGGCTTCGTGGTGGCGCCGCCGGCGCTCGTCGAGCGCATGGCAGCGCTCCGCGTTCAGGTGGATCGTCAGGGAGACCAGGCGACCGAAGCCGCCGTGGCGGAGCTCATCTCCGACGGCGAGCTCGCGCGCCACGTGCGCCGCATGCGCCGCGCTTTCCATGCCCGCCGTGACGTGCTGGTCTCGGAGCTCCGAGGGCACTTCGGCGATCGCCTGCGCTTTCGAGTGCCGGCCGGAGGCTTGGCGCTGTGGGCGCGGGCTCCCGGGGTGGACGTGGAAGCGTGGGCGACGGCGGCCCTTGCTCGCGACGTCTCGGTGCGCACCGCCAAGGACTTCTCTTTCGACGGGCGCCGCCGGCCGTACCTGCGCATCGGCTTCGGTCGCATGAACGAGGACGAGCTCCGCGAAGCCGCAGCGCGCCTGGCCCGGGCGTTCAGCGAAAGCGGCCGTTCACGAGGGTGA
- a CDS encoding serine/threonine protein kinase: MSFVCPECARLYPASGFCTEDGAALVNTALDPMLGRRVGSHCIARPIGAGGMGEVYLGVHPDIGSRVAIKLLSYDCARVPQMVDRFFAEARAVNVIRHEGIVSVTDLSRLEDGRPYIVMEFLDGAPLSRVFDEQRPMPLGGFVQLMLQVLDALGAAHAQGITHRDLKPDNVFVTATGRAKLLDFGIAKLRPDIASVSEATRTGALLGTPFYMSPEQAQGQHVDARSDLYSLGVMLFEGVTGRRPFQGETLFELLRQQIQESPVRPSELRPDLPPALESVILRCLEKDPARRIQTAGELAAQLRQAAQFLPAESFHTLTGRAQSWHSLLPASPSGPLPPTAPGVAQTLPQPGSTTRAGVLGVGVGLAFAGVLVLALLVVGGGALYFMSERGGPAPIAPVGAAPRSGSAPSQQASSSGSKGIDLKHFDAIGYYPEAEKLARGVYADAGLTSMSIDSPDKDGLVDVTEDGIVSYSFRSPKQGGSNCLVSVTVTEDGAMATAMPISVCFAAIVKPPSCALSTLRAKMGGRFAADATLTYGSGGWTVVSGDDIRMIPDDCGAASAH, encoded by the coding sequence GTGAGCTTCGTCTGCCCGGAATGCGCGCGCTTGTACCCAGCTTCGGGCTTCTGCACCGAAGACGGCGCCGCCCTGGTCAACACCGCCCTCGACCCCATGCTCGGCCGCCGCGTGGGCAGCCACTGCATTGCCCGTCCCATCGGCGCCGGGGGCATGGGCGAGGTGTATCTCGGTGTTCACCCCGACATCGGCAGCCGCGTCGCCATCAAGCTCTTGTCCTACGACTGCGCCCGCGTGCCGCAGATGGTGGATCGCTTTTTCGCTGAAGCGCGGGCCGTCAACGTGATCCGTCACGAGGGCATCGTCAGCGTCACGGACCTGAGCCGCCTGGAAGACGGCCGGCCCTACATCGTGATGGAGTTCCTCGACGGCGCCCCGCTCTCGCGAGTGTTCGACGAGCAACGCCCGATGCCCTTGGGCGGCTTCGTCCAGCTGATGCTTCAGGTGCTCGACGCGCTGGGCGCCGCCCACGCCCAAGGCATCACGCATCGCGATCTCAAGCCCGACAACGTGTTCGTCACGGCGACGGGACGCGCCAAGCTCCTCGACTTCGGCATCGCCAAGCTGAGGCCGGACATCGCGTCGGTGAGCGAGGCCACGCGCACCGGCGCCCTGCTCGGCACCCCGTTCTACATGTCGCCGGAGCAGGCCCAGGGCCAGCACGTGGATGCCCGCTCGGACTTGTATTCGCTGGGCGTGATGCTGTTCGAGGGCGTCACCGGTCGGCGTCCCTTCCAGGGGGAGACCTTGTTCGAGCTCTTGCGACAGCAAATTCAGGAATCTCCCGTGCGCCCTTCGGAGCTGCGACCGGATCTGCCGCCCGCCCTCGAGAGCGTGATCCTCCGCTGTCTGGAGAAGGATCCCGCGCGCCGCATCCAGACCGCCGGCGAGCTCGCCGCGCAGCTCCGCCAAGCAGCGCAGTTCCTCCCGGCGGAGAGCTTTCACACCCTGACCGGTCGCGCCCAGAGCTGGCACTCGCTCCTGCCAGCTTCGCCCTCGGGGCCGCTGCCGCCGACGGCACCGGGAGTCGCGCAGACCTTGCCCCAGCCCGGCAGCACCACGCGCGCCGGCGTGCTGGGCGTGGGCGTGGGCCTCGCGTTCGCCGGCGTGCTCGTGCTCGCGCTCTTGGTGGTGGGCGGCGGCGCGCTGTACTTCATGTCCGAGCGCGGCGGCCCCGCGCCCATCGCGCCGGTGGGTGCGGCGCCCCGGAGTGGTTCCGCGCCGAGCCAACAAGCCTCGTCCTCTGGAAGCAAGGGCATCGACCTGAAGCACTTCGACGCCATCGGCTACTATCCCGAAGCCGAGAAGCTCGCGCGCGGGGTGTACGCCGACGCCGGGCTCACCAGCATGTCGATCGACAGTCCCGACAAGGACGGCCTCGTGGACGTCACGGAAGACGGCATCGTGTCCTACAGCTTCCGCTCCCCCAAGCAGGGCGGCTCGAACTGTCTCGTGTCGGTGACCGTCACGGAGGACGGCGCGATGGCGACGGCGATGCCCATCAGCGTGTGTTTCGCGGCCATCGTGAAGCCCCCGAGCTGCGCGCTTTCGACGCTGCGCGCCAAGATGGGGGGGCGCTTTGCAGCGGATGCGACCCTCACCTACGGCAGCGGCGGTTGGACGGTGGTGTCGGGCGACGACATCCGCATGATCCCGGACGACTGCGGCGCGGCGTCGGCCCATTGA
- a CDS encoding RES domain-containing protein, which produces MDTQKTRDKLASVAPSRITKAAFVRAYNTDVATLHGKDCFFDCTWSYQRGYRYNFKGTQPVLYLAADHTVASAEIGPRTLTDLLGPLSAKASPYIYVTVEATASVLDLTNARVRRRLGITLADLLAPTDQWEADMNAGVRSTTQHIGALVAADARFDGMLYPPYPWRKLLRKQGKHNLALFMDVSSPGMAKPRNPAVELSVEDPQGVLKELGLRL; this is translated from the coding sequence GTGGACACCCAGAAGACAAGGGACAAGCTGGCTTCGGTCGCGCCCTCGCGTATCACCAAAGCCGCGTTCGTTCGCGCATACAACACGGATGTCGCGACGCTTCACGGGAAAGACTGCTTCTTCGACTGCACCTGGTCCTACCAACGTGGCTATCGCTACAACTTCAAGGGCACCCAGCCGGTCTTGTACTTGGCTGCCGACCACACAGTAGCTAGCGCCGAGATTGGGCCTCGCACGCTCACCGATCTTCTGGGACCACTCTCCGCGAAGGCCTCACCCTACATTTACGTAACCGTCGAAGCCACGGCGAGCGTGCTCGACCTGACGAACGCGCGGGTGCGACGGCGCTTGGGAATCACACTCGCCGACCTACTCGCCCCCACCGATCAGTGGGAAGCGGACATGAACGCCGGCGTTCGCAGTACCACACAACACATCGGAGCACTTGTCGCCGCAGACGCACGATTCGACGGGATGCTCTACCCTCCGTATCCGTGGCGCAAGCTCCTGCGAAAGCAAGGAAAGCACAACTTGGCGCTCTTCATGGACGTCTCCTCCCCCGGGATGGCCAAACCCCGGAACCCGGCCGTCGAGCTTTCCGTCGAGGACCCGCAGGGAGTGTTGAAGGAGTTGGGCCTGAGGCTTTGA
- a CDS encoding NUDIX hydrolase, producing MARREPRPVSDPPSSDPPRDSASVVLLRDAGDGPEVFLLRRSGDSTVLGNVHVFAGGKVDPEDHDGWPDAPEGLGEWLGEPELDPRRARALVVAACRETREETGVVLTPAELVPLSRWITPERPALMKRRFDTRFFLARLPAGATASHDGQEADQSVWLTPKRALAAYYDDAIHLAPPQIMTLMTLASEPSVEAMLGRYRGKKPPLVEPMPFEVNGRRAVAYPGDPLHPVRERAMPGPTRLTLVNGRFR from the coding sequence TTGGCTCGGCGCGAGCCCCGTCCCGTGAGCGACCCGCCCTCGAGCGACCCGCCACGGGACTCCGCGTCGGTGGTACTGCTGCGCGACGCAGGCGACGGCCCGGAGGTGTTCCTGCTCCGGCGCAGCGGCGACTCCACGGTGCTCGGGAACGTGCACGTGTTCGCCGGCGGCAAGGTGGATCCGGAAGATCACGACGGCTGGCCCGACGCACCCGAAGGCCTGGGAGAGTGGCTCGGTGAGCCGGAGCTCGACCCGCGGCGCGCTCGCGCGCTGGTGGTGGCGGCCTGTCGCGAGACGCGGGAGGAGACCGGCGTGGTGCTCACGCCCGCGGAGCTGGTCCCGCTCTCGCGCTGGATCACGCCGGAACGCCCGGCGCTGATGAAGCGCCGCTTCGACACGCGCTTCTTCTTGGCGCGGCTGCCCGCGGGGGCGACGGCCAGCCATGACGGACAGGAAGCGGACCAGAGCGTGTGGCTCACGCCCAAGCGCGCTCTGGCGGCCTACTACGACGACGCGATCCACCTCGCGCCGCCGCAGATCATGACGCTGATGACGCTGGCGTCGGAGCCGTCCGTAGAGGCCATGCTCGGGCGCTATCGCGGCAAGAAGCCTCCGCTCGTCGAGCCGATGCCTTTCGAGGTGAACGGCCGCCGCGCCGTGGCGTACCCCGGGGATCCGCTGCACCCCGTGCGCGAGCGCGCGATGCCGGGGCCGACGCGCCTCACCCTCGTGAACGGCCGCTTTCGCTGA
- a CDS encoding AAA family ATPase, producing MAPVERLPLSQLRAAADPNALPFESTAELDTLVEPLGQARAVEAARFAIALRRDGYNLFVIGPSGYGKHDFVRSVLSDAAEAREAPPDYLYVHDFRRPEEPKVLVVPRGRGSELSRDVDKWVEDLRAGIPSAFESDDYRARLAEIEQEFRARPEAAFHEVEAEAKAAGIAMVRMPSGVGFAPMKEGEVLSPDDFEKLPKDERDRLEGVVEGLQKKLGEKLRALPRWGKEARDKARALGREVTSFTVEQLMEDLRKKWADQPAVLAHLDAVRADVLDSVDELRKEDDGSPLGLDGKRRFARYRVNVLVDNAESDGAPVVYEDRPSLDRLLGRVEHRAELGALVTDFTMIKAGALHRANGGYLVVDARELLGQPQSWQALKRALYAREIRIESLSQLLGLSSTTTLSPEPIALDAKVVVVGDRYLYHLLLELDPDVGELFKVVADFEEAVDRNADSGLAFARMVATLVRRDGLRHFGRDAVARVIEESARSTGDSRKLSTRVRDLAELMQEADFFASEHNADQVSAEDVQVAVRARDHRRARLRELMHEQILKGTLLIATSGEAVGQLNGLSVLEFGGSRFGVPTRITATARVGDGKVVDIEREVELGGALHSKGVLILSSYFGARYTRHIPLSLSASLVFEQSYYAVEGDSASLAELIALISSLSGVPLRQSIAITGSVNQHGDTQAIGGVNEKIEGFFDVCAARGLTGEHGVVIPISNVPHLMLRPDVVEACRRGEFSVYAVATVDEAVEVLTGRAAGEADDNGDFPEDSVNGLVLEQLVEFAVIAEGFSKFLKMSSGGETPPQGAEG from the coding sequence ATGGCCCCGGTCGAGCGGCTCCCGCTGTCTCAGCTGCGCGCAGCGGCGGATCCGAACGCGCTGCCGTTCGAGTCCACCGCCGAGCTCGACACGCTGGTCGAGCCCCTAGGCCAAGCGCGAGCCGTGGAGGCCGCCCGCTTCGCCATCGCCCTACGACGAGACGGCTACAACCTGTTCGTGATCGGACCGAGCGGCTACGGCAAGCACGACTTCGTGCGCAGCGTGCTCTCGGATGCGGCGGAAGCGCGCGAAGCGCCGCCGGACTACCTGTACGTCCACGACTTCCGGCGTCCAGAGGAGCCCAAGGTGTTGGTCGTGCCCCGCGGGCGCGGCTCGGAGCTGTCCCGCGACGTCGACAAGTGGGTCGAGGATCTTCGCGCCGGGATCCCCTCCGCCTTCGAGAGTGACGACTACCGAGCGCGCTTGGCCGAGATCGAGCAGGAGTTCCGCGCCCGGCCGGAAGCGGCGTTCCACGAGGTGGAAGCGGAGGCCAAGGCGGCCGGCATCGCCATGGTGCGCATGCCGTCCGGCGTCGGCTTCGCGCCCATGAAGGAAGGCGAGGTGCTCAGCCCGGACGACTTCGAGAAGCTACCGAAGGACGAGCGCGACCGGCTCGAAGGCGTCGTGGAGGGGCTTCAGAAGAAGCTCGGCGAAAAGCTGCGCGCGCTGCCGCGCTGGGGCAAGGAAGCGCGCGACAAGGCGCGCGCTCTCGGACGCGAGGTCACGAGCTTCACCGTCGAGCAGCTGATGGAGGATCTCCGCAAGAAGTGGGCGGACCAGCCCGCGGTGCTCGCCCACCTCGACGCCGTTCGCGCCGACGTGCTCGACAGCGTGGACGAGCTGCGCAAGGAGGACGACGGCTCCCCCCTGGGCCTCGACGGCAAGCGCCGCTTCGCGCGCTACCGAGTGAACGTGCTGGTGGACAACGCCGAGTCGGACGGCGCGCCGGTGGTGTACGAAGACCGTCCCAGTCTGGACCGCTTGCTGGGGCGGGTGGAGCACCGCGCAGAGCTGGGCGCGCTGGTCACCGACTTCACGATGATCAAAGCGGGGGCCTTGCATCGCGCCAACGGCGGCTACCTGGTGGTGGACGCCCGCGAGCTGCTCGGCCAGCCGCAGTCGTGGCAGGCCCTGAAACGCGCGCTGTACGCTCGGGAAATCCGCATCGAGTCGCTGTCGCAGCTGCTCGGGCTGAGCAGCACCACCACGCTCTCGCCGGAGCCCATCGCGTTGGACGCCAAGGTGGTGGTGGTCGGAGATCGCTACCTCTATCACCTGCTCTTGGAGCTCGACCCCGACGTCGGGGAGCTGTTCAAGGTGGTGGCCGACTTCGAGGAAGCCGTCGATCGCAACGCGGACAGCGGCCTCGCCTTCGCCCGCATGGTCGCCACCCTGGTGCGGCGCGACGGGCTGCGCCACTTCGGCCGCGACGCCGTGGCGCGGGTGATCGAAGAGTCGGCGCGCAGCACCGGAGACTCGCGCAAGCTGTCGACACGGGTGCGGGACCTGGCCGAGCTCATGCAAGAGGCCGACTTCTTCGCGTCCGAGCACAACGCCGATCAGGTGAGCGCCGAGGACGTGCAGGTGGCGGTGCGGGCGCGGGACCACCGCCGGGCGCGCCTCCGCGAGCTGATGCACGAGCAGATCTTGAAGGGCACCCTGCTGATCGCCACCAGCGGCGAGGCCGTTGGGCAGCTCAACGGGCTCAGCGTGCTCGAGTTCGGCGGCTCGCGCTTTGGAGTGCCGACACGCATCACCGCGACCGCGAGGGTGGGGGACGGCAAGGTGGTGGACATCGAGCGGGAGGTGGAGCTCGGCGGCGCGCTGCACAGCAAGGGCGTGCTGATCCTGTCGAGCTACTTCGGCGCGCGGTATACTCGGCACATTCCGCTGTCCCTCAGCGCCAGTCTGGTGTTCGAGCAATCCTACTACGCGGTGGAGGGCGACAGCGCCTCGCTGGCCGAGCTGATCGCGCTGATCTCGTCACTCTCGGGGGTGCCGCTGAGGCAGAGCATCGCCATCACCGGCTCGGTGAACCAACACGGAGACACGCAGGCCATCGGCGGAGTGAACGAGAAGATCGAGGGGTTCTTCGACGTGTGTGCCGCCCGCGGCCTCACCGGCGAGCACGGCGTGGTGATCCCGATCTCCAACGTGCCGCACTTGATGCTGCGGCCGGACGTGGTGGAAGCCTGCCGTCGCGGCGAGTTTTCCGTGTACGCCGTCGCTACCGTGGACGAAGCCGTGGAGGTGCTCACCGGCCGCGCCGCCGGCGAAGCGGACGACAACGGGGACTTCCCGGAGGACAGCGTCAACGGCCTGGTGCTCGAGCAGCTCGTGGAGTTCGCGGTGATCGCCGAGGGCTTCTCTAAGTTCCTCAAGATGAGCTCGGGAGGCGAGACCCCGCCCCAGGGAGCCGAGGGATGA
- a CDS encoding ribosome-associated translation inhibitor RaiA, whose protein sequence is MPIPLQITFKNMDPSEAVETKIRQRTEKLGRHAGRVTGCHVVVEAPHKSHQKGRLFQVRIDLAIPGEEIVVNREHSSDPAHEDVYVAVRDAFDAAQRQLESHEDRRRDLHRRPS, encoded by the coding sequence ATGCCGATCCCGCTCCAGATCACGTTCAAGAACATGGATCCTTCGGAGGCGGTCGAAACCAAGATACGACAGAGAACGGAGAAGCTCGGGCGTCACGCCGGGCGGGTGACGGGCTGCCACGTGGTGGTCGAAGCACCCCACAAGAGCCACCAGAAGGGGCGGCTGTTTCAGGTGCGGATCGACCTGGCCATCCCCGGCGAGGAGATCGTCGTCAACCGAGAGCATTCCTCGGATCCGGCGCACGAGGACGTGTACGTCGCCGTTCGTGACGCGTTCGACGCGGCGCAACGCCAGCTGGAGAGTCACGAGGATCGCCGGCGCGATCTTCATCGCCGCCCGAGCTAG